The following coding sequences lie in one Isoptericola variabilis 225 genomic window:
- a CDS encoding ABC transporter permease codes for MPENRYPSTPAQPGPRRGQEHYTAPFDEGGLGAVDAVDTSEAPSSFWRESWREMRSRPMFWVAGAIIVLVVVVAAFPGLFTSLGPRQCTLAQSLAGPQPGHPFGFDFQGCDIYARTVYGARASVVVGVLATGLVIILGTAIGAIAGYYGGWFDTILSRITDVFFAVPLVLAAIVIMSVMPQRTSFTVALVLALFGWTSIARITRGTVMSVKNNEFVTAAKSLGMGRAAILVKHVLPNAAAPIIVYATVALGTFIVAEATLSFLGIGLPPNVVSWGGDISAAQRSIRVAPEILFYPAGGLALTVLGFIMMGDVVRDALDPKARKR; via the coding sequence ATGCCTGAGAACCGCTACCCCTCGACCCCGGCGCAGCCGGGTCCCCGCCGCGGCCAGGAGCACTACACGGCCCCGTTCGACGAGGGCGGGCTCGGCGCGGTCGACGCCGTCGACACCAGCGAGGCGCCGTCGAGCTTCTGGCGCGAGTCGTGGCGCGAGATGCGCAGCCGGCCCATGTTCTGGGTCGCGGGCGCGATCATCGTGCTCGTCGTGGTCGTCGCCGCGTTCCCCGGCCTGTTCACGTCGCTCGGGCCGCGCCAGTGCACGCTGGCGCAGTCGCTCGCGGGCCCGCAGCCGGGCCACCCGTTCGGCTTCGACTTCCAGGGCTGCGACATCTACGCGCGGACCGTCTACGGCGCCCGGGCGTCGGTCGTCGTCGGCGTCCTCGCGACCGGGCTGGTGATCATCCTCGGCACCGCGATCGGCGCGATCGCCGGCTACTACGGCGGGTGGTTCGACACGATCCTGTCCCGCATCACCGACGTCTTCTTCGCCGTCCCGCTCGTGCTCGCGGCCATCGTCATCATGTCGGTCATGCCGCAACGGACCAGCTTCACGGTCGCCCTCGTGCTGGCGCTGTTCGGCTGGACGTCGATCGCCCGCATCACGCGCGGCACGGTCATGTCGGTCAAGAACAACGAGTTCGTGACCGCGGCGAAGTCGCTCGGCATGGGTCGCGCCGCGATCCTCGTCAAGCACGTGCTGCCCAACGCCGCGGCCCCGATCATCGTCTACGCCACGGTCGCGCTGGGCACGTTCATCGTCGCGGAGGCCACCCTGAGCTTCCTCGGCATCGGCCTGCCGCCCAACGTCGTGTCGTGGGGAGGGGACATCTCGGCGGCGCAGCGGTCGATCCGCGTCGCGCCCGAGATCCTCTTCTACCCGGCCGGCGGCCTGGCCCTGACGGTGCTCGGCTTCATCATGATGGGCGACGTCGTGCGCGACGCCCTCGACCCGAAGGCACGCAAGCGATGA
- a CDS encoding PIG-L family deacetylase: protein MHAHPDDETLSTGGLLASWAASGAPVTVVTCTRGERGEVIDSATHPTGVGHLEGDGPALAAYRERELAAALEALGVADHVFLDRVSSVLSEAQWARGHQPSDTSERLSEGRWDRAHQLSDTRYEDSGMAWVAPGIAGPADDAPPTAFARVPLDEAAARLAAVVRDRRPAVVVTYDAGGGYGHPDHVRAHEVTVRALELAADPDAALGGEPWRVPARWEVVVPAGRLRAARRDLADLEEVRRLVPGAGLTLPDPDEALPPVAVADARVDELDRAGRLVRVDAAAVLGRVADALRAHATQVQHVTVRDGRADGSDVVGWYALSNAVLAPLLAVETYAVVPFAQVGSAR from the coding sequence GTGCATGCGCACCCTGATGACGAGACGTTGTCGACGGGTGGGCTGCTGGCCTCGTGGGCGGCGTCGGGTGCGCCGGTGACCGTCGTGACGTGCACGCGGGGGGAGCGGGGCGAGGTCATCGACAGCGCGACCCACCCCACCGGCGTGGGGCACCTCGAGGGGGACGGACCGGCACTGGCGGCGTACCGCGAGCGGGAGCTCGCCGCCGCGCTGGAGGCGCTCGGCGTTGCCGACCATGTCTTCCTCGACCGCGTGTCGTCGGTGCTGTCAGAAGCTCAGTGGGCCAGGGGCCACCAGCCTTCTGACACGTCGGAGCGGCTGTCAGAAGGGCGGTGGGACAGAGCCCACCAGCTTTCTGACACGAGGTACGAGGACTCCGGGATGGCGTGGGTCGCGCCGGGGATCGCCGGGCCGGCGGACGACGCGCCGCCGACGGCGTTCGCGCGCGTGCCGCTCGACGAGGCGGCCGCGCGGCTCGCGGCCGTCGTGCGCGACCGGCGCCCCGCCGTCGTGGTGACGTACGACGCGGGCGGAGGGTACGGGCACCCCGACCACGTCCGCGCCCACGAGGTCACGGTGCGCGCGCTCGAGCTCGCGGCCGACCCGGACGCCGCGCTCGGTGGCGAGCCGTGGCGCGTCCCGGCGCGGTGGGAGGTCGTCGTCCCGGCCGGGCGGCTGCGCGCGGCGCGGCGCGACCTCGCGGACCTCGAGGAGGTGCGCCGGCTCGTCCCGGGGGCCGGGCTCACGCTGCCCGACCCGGACGAGGCGCTGCCGCCCGTCGCCGTGGCGGACGCCCGCGTCGACGAGCTCGACCGCGCCGGCCGGCTCGTGCGCGTCGACGCCGCGGCGGTGCTGGGGCGCGTGGCGGACGCCCTGCGCGCCCACGCGACCCAGGTGCAGCACGTGACCGTCCGCGACGGACGGGCCGACGGCTCCGACGTCGTCGGCTGGTACGCGCTGAGCAACGCCGTGCTCGCGCCGCTGCTCGCGGTCGAGACGTACGCGGTGGTGCCGTTCGCGCAGGTAGGCTCGGCGCGATGA
- a CDS encoding ABC transporter ATP-binding protein, which translates to MTRTATGYALRAEGISRTFGSGASEVHALVDVSLEVAPGELLVVRGPSGSGKTTLLNVLGGLDRPSSGRVRLDEVRELTAMPPGDVLAARRDEIGYVFQSFGLVPVLSAAENVEVPLRLRRTPPAERAERVARALDLVGLAGHADQRPYELSGGQQQRVGIARALVAEPRVLLADEPTGQLDSGTAAVVMELVRDLVHTRGVAAVVTTHDPDLIARADRVLTLRDGRVAGSA; encoded by the coding sequence ATGACGCGCACCGCCACGGGGTACGCCCTGCGTGCCGAGGGGATCTCGCGGACCTTCGGGTCGGGCGCGTCCGAGGTGCACGCGCTCGTCGACGTCTCTCTCGAGGTCGCGCCCGGCGAGCTCCTCGTCGTCCGCGGCCCGTCGGGCTCGGGCAAAACGACGCTGCTCAACGTGCTCGGCGGTCTCGACCGGCCGTCGTCGGGACGGGTCCGGCTCGACGAGGTGCGCGAGCTCACGGCAATGCCGCCGGGCGACGTGCTGGCCGCGCGGCGCGACGAGATCGGGTACGTGTTCCAGTCGTTCGGGCTCGTCCCGGTGCTCTCCGCGGCCGAGAACGTCGAGGTCCCCCTGCGGCTGCGGCGCACCCCGCCCGCCGAGCGTGCCGAGCGCGTCGCGCGGGCGCTCGACCTCGTGGGCCTCGCCGGTCACGCCGACCAGCGGCCGTACGAGCTGTCGGGCGGCCAGCAGCAGCGCGTCGGCATCGCCCGGGCGCTCGTGGCGGAGCCGCGCGTCCTGCTCGCCGACGAGCCCACGGGCCAGCTCGACTCGGGCACCGCCGCGGTCGTCATGGAGCTCGTGCGCGACCTCGTGCACACGCGCGGCGTGGCCGCCGTCGTGACCACGCACGACCCCGACCTCATCGCCCGCGCCGACCGCGTTCTCACGCTCCGCGACGGTCGCGTCGCAGGGAGCGCGTGA
- a CDS encoding ABC transporter permease, with product MLWYLGRRLLQVIPVFLGATLLLYAMVFLLPGDPVAALGGERGLPEAVQEQIRERYNLDKPFLVQYLLFLQGVFTLDFGVDFRGREILDVIAGALPVTFQLALMALVFEAVFGIAFGLLAGMRKGGWFDGSVLVMSLFVIAVPTFVIGFVLQFVVGVQLGWLPVTAGRDPNFRSLLMPAIVLGAVSFAYVLRLTRTSVAENLSADYVRTARAKGLRRSQVTRRHVLRNSLIPVVTFLGADLGSLMAGAIVTEGIFNINGVGGTLYQAILRGENVTVVSLTTVLVLIYIVANLVVDLLYAALDPRIRYA from the coding sequence ATGCTCTGGTATCTCGGACGCAGGCTCCTGCAGGTGATCCCTGTGTTCCTAGGGGCGACGCTCCTGCTGTACGCCATGGTCTTCCTGCTTCCGGGTGACCCGGTCGCCGCGCTCGGTGGGGAGCGCGGTCTCCCCGAGGCCGTCCAGGAGCAGATCCGCGAGCGGTACAACCTCGACAAGCCCTTCCTGGTCCAGTACCTGCTCTTCCTTCAGGGCGTGTTCACGCTCGACTTCGGCGTCGACTTCCGCGGCCGCGAGATCCTCGACGTGATCGCCGGCGCCCTGCCGGTGACGTTCCAGCTGGCCCTGATGGCCCTGGTCTTCGAGGCCGTCTTCGGCATCGCCTTCGGCCTGCTCGCCGGGATGCGCAAGGGCGGGTGGTTCGACGGGTCCGTGCTCGTCATGAGCCTCTTCGTCATCGCCGTGCCGACGTTCGTCATCGGCTTCGTCCTGCAGTTCGTCGTCGGCGTCCAGCTGGGCTGGCTGCCGGTGACCGCCGGACGCGACCCGAACTTCCGCAGCCTGCTCATGCCAGCGATCGTGCTCGGCGCGGTGTCCTTCGCGTACGTGCTGCGCCTGACGCGCACGTCGGTCGCGGAGAACCTGTCGGCCGACTACGTACGGACCGCCCGCGCCAAGGGCCTGCGCCGCAGCCAGGTCACCAGGCGTCACGTCCTGCGCAACTCGCTCATCCCCGTCGTGACGTTCCTCGGCGCCGACCTGGGCTCGCTCATGGCGGGCGCGATCGTCACGGAGGGCATCTTCAACATCAACGGCGTCGGCGGCACGCTGTACCAGGCGATCCTGCGCGGCGAGAACGTCACCGTGGTCTCGCTGACCACCGTGCTGGTGCTGATCTACATCGTCGCCAACCTGGTCGTCGACCTCCTGTACGCCGCGCTCGACCCGAGGATCCGCTATGCCTGA
- a CDS encoding ABC transporter ATP-binding protein — protein sequence MTTQFPVTNGSVSPAGETRSVDQPLLEVRDLAVSFTTSAGEVQAVRGANLTVYPGQAVAIVGESGSGKSTLAHSVIDLLPGTGKVTGGSIVFDGRELVGLDRREIEAMRGREIGLVPQDPMSNLNPVWRIGTQIEEALKANGFQGGRAERKQRVAELLAEAGLPDAERRARQYPHEFSGGMRQRSLIAIGLAARPKLLIADEPTSALDVTVQRQILDHLEVLTRELGTAVLFITHDLGLAAERAEHLVVMFKGRVVESGPARQILADPQHPYTKRLVASAPSLASRRIQAAHEQGEESEELLAHHADAEPVRADDIVVARNLTKVFQIRGVRPGASSDFTAVDDVSFTLKRGSTLALVGESGSGKSTAANMVLGLLEPTSGTVEFDGVDVSTLNAKEMFAFRRRIQPVFQNPYGSLDPMFSIYRSIEEPLRLHGVGNKKQREARVRELLDMVALPQSAMRRFPNELSGGQRQRIAIARALALKPEVIVLDEAVSALDVLVQAQILELLGQLQDELGLSYLFITHDLAVVRQIADTVVVMQNGKVVEQAATDEVFDNPREQYTRDLLAAIPGARLEGAELAS from the coding sequence ATGACGACCCAGTTCCCCGTGACCAACGGTTCCGTGTCCCCGGCCGGCGAGACCCGCTCGGTCGACCAGCCCCTGCTCGAGGTCCGCGACCTGGCCGTGTCGTTCACGACGTCGGCCGGCGAGGTCCAGGCCGTGCGCGGCGCCAACCTCACCGTGTACCCCGGCCAGGCCGTCGCGATCGTCGGCGAGTCCGGCTCGGGCAAGTCGACGCTCGCGCACAGCGTCATCGACCTGCTGCCCGGCACGGGCAAGGTGACCGGCGGCAGCATCGTGTTCGACGGGCGCGAGCTCGTCGGGCTCGACCGCCGCGAGATCGAGGCCATGCGCGGCCGCGAGATCGGCCTCGTCCCGCAGGACCCGATGTCGAACCTCAACCCGGTGTGGCGCATCGGCACGCAGATCGAGGAGGCGCTCAAGGCCAACGGCTTCCAGGGCGGCCGCGCCGAGCGCAAGCAGCGCGTGGCCGAGCTGCTCGCCGAGGCCGGCCTGCCCGACGCCGAGCGGCGCGCGCGGCAGTACCCGCACGAGTTCTCGGGCGGCATGCGCCAGCGCTCGCTCATCGCGATCGGCCTGGCCGCGCGGCCCAAGCTGCTCATCGCCGACGAGCCGACCTCGGCGCTCGACGTGACCGTGCAGCGTCAGATCCTCGACCACCTCGAGGTCCTCACGCGCGAGCTCGGCACCGCCGTCCTGTTCATCACGCACGACCTGGGCCTGGCCGCCGAGCGCGCCGAGCACCTCGTCGTGATGTTCAAGGGCCGCGTGGTGGAGTCCGGCCCGGCGCGCCAGATCCTGGCCGACCCGCAGCACCCGTACACCAAGCGGCTCGTGGCCTCGGCCCCGTCGCTCGCGTCCCGCCGCATCCAGGCGGCGCACGAGCAGGGCGAGGAGTCGGAGGAGCTGCTCGCGCACCACGCCGACGCCGAGCCGGTCCGCGCCGACGACATCGTCGTGGCGCGGAACCTCACCAAGGTGTTCCAGATCCGCGGCGTGCGCCCCGGTGCGTCGTCGGACTTCACCGCGGTCGACGACGTGAGCTTCACGCTCAAGCGCGGCAGCACGCTCGCGCTCGTGGGCGAGTCCGGCTCGGGCAAGTCCACGGCCGCGAACATGGTGCTCGGCCTTCTCGAGCCGACGTCGGGCACGGTCGAGTTCGACGGCGTCGACGTCTCGACGCTCAACGCCAAGGAGATGTTCGCGTTCCGGCGCCGCATCCAGCCGGTGTTCCAGAACCCGTACGGCTCGCTCGACCCGATGTTCTCGATCTACCGCTCGATCGAGGAGCCGCTGCGCCTGCACGGCGTGGGCAACAAGAAGCAGCGCGAGGCGCGCGTGCGCGAGCTCCTCGACATGGTGGCGCTGCCGCAGTCCGCCATGCGCCGCTTCCCCAACGAGCTCTCCGGCGGCCAGCGCCAGCGCATCGCCATCGCGCGCGCCCTGGCGCTCAAGCCCGAGGTCATCGTGCTCGACGAGGCGGTCTCCGCGCTCGACGTGCTCGTCCAGGCGCAGATCCTCGAGCTGCTCGGCCAGCTCCAGGACGAGCTGGGCCTGTCGTACCTCTTCATCACGCACGACCTCGCGGTCGTCCGTCAGATCGCGGACACCGTCGTCGTCATGCAGAACGGCAAGGTCGTCGAGCAGGCCGCGACCGACGAGGTCTTCGACAACCCGCGCGAGCAGTACACGCGCGACCTGCTGGCCGCGATCCCGGGTGCGCGGCTCGAGGGCGCCGAGCTCGCGAGCTGA
- a CDS encoding ABC transporter substrate-binding protein, which yields MTPRRRLAGIGAFALASALVLSACGGGGGDNTDTGEGGDAGATEGGATTGIVTVNGTEPQNPLTPGMTNEVGGGLAVKNIFAGLVYYDAEGATHYEMAESIESEDNQNWTITIQDGWTFSDGTPVTAQSYVDAWKYTALLSNGQNQQYFFHDFAGWSETEDSEIAVEVVDDHTFTVELAFPNAEFERTLGYTAFMPMPEVFFETPDIYSDAPVGNGPYVVESWEHENVISLRPNPDYTGPRTPQNGGIDIVIYTDENTAYNDLLSDNLDIITNVPASAFQTFESDLGDRAVNQPAAVIQVIQVPAWLPEFEGEAGNLRRQAISKAIDREQVTETVFAGTRTPATDFTSPVIDGYSEDIPGSEVLQYDPEGAKQLWDEAEGMDPLGDYTLQLASNADSDHQTWVEAVCNNIRTVLEIECEFYPYPTFAEFLDARDAGEVPGLFRGGWQADWPAMSNFLGPVYGTGAGSNDMQYSNEEFDAKLTEAGAAESPEEATELYKEAQEILFRDLPGIPLWYNNATAGYAATVDNVQFGWDSDPILHEVTKSE from the coding sequence GTGACACCTCGACGACGACTTGCAGGCATCGGCGCCTTCGCTCTTGCGTCGGCGCTCGTGCTGAGCGCCTGCGGCGGCGGTGGCGGCGACAACACCGACACCGGCGAGGGCGGCGACGCCGGCGCCACCGAGGGCGGTGCGACGACCGGCATCGTGACGGTCAACGGCACCGAGCCCCAGAACCCGCTCACGCCGGGCATGACGAACGAGGTCGGCGGCGGCCTCGCGGTCAAGAACATCTTCGCGGGCCTCGTCTACTACGACGCCGAGGGCGCGACCCACTACGAGATGGCCGAGTCCATCGAGTCCGAGGACAACCAGAACTGGACCATCACGATCCAGGACGGCTGGACGTTCTCCGACGGCACGCCCGTCACCGCGCAGAGCTACGTCGACGCGTGGAAGTACACGGCGCTGCTGTCCAACGGTCAGAACCAGCAGTACTTCTTCCACGACTTCGCCGGCTGGTCGGAGACCGAGGACTCGGAGATCGCGGTCGAGGTCGTCGACGACCACACGTTCACCGTCGAGCTCGCGTTCCCGAACGCCGAGTTCGAGCGGACGCTCGGCTACACCGCGTTCATGCCGATGCCCGAGGTGTTCTTCGAGACCCCGGACATCTACTCCGACGCGCCGGTCGGCAACGGCCCGTACGTGGTCGAGTCGTGGGAGCACGAGAACGTCATCTCGCTGCGTCCGAACCCGGACTACACCGGTCCGCGCACGCCGCAGAACGGCGGCATCGACATCGTGATCTACACGGACGAGAACACGGCCTACAACGACCTGCTCTCGGACAACCTCGACATCATCACGAACGTCCCGGCGTCGGCGTTCCAGACGTTCGAGTCGGACCTCGGTGACCGCGCCGTCAACCAGCCGGCCGCCGTCATCCAGGTCATCCAGGTCCCGGCCTGGCTGCCGGAGTTCGAGGGCGAGGCGGGCAACCTGCGCCGCCAGGCCATCTCGAAGGCCATCGACCGCGAGCAGGTCACCGAGACGGTGTTCGCGGGCACGCGCACCCCGGCGACCGACTTCACCTCGCCGGTCATCGACGGCTACTCCGAGGACATCCCCGGTTCGGAGGTGCTGCAGTACGACCCCGAGGGCGCGAAGCAGCTCTGGGACGAGGCCGAGGGCATGGACCCGCTGGGCGACTACACGCTCCAGCTCGCGTCCAACGCCGACTCCGACCACCAGACGTGGGTCGAGGCCGTGTGCAACAACATCCGCACGGTGCTCGAGATCGAGTGCGAGTTCTACCCGTACCCGACGTTCGCCGAGTTCCTCGACGCGCGTGACGCGGGCGAGGTCCCGGGCCTCTTCCGTGGTGGCTGGCAGGCCGACTGGCCGGCGATGAGCAACTTCCTCGGGCCGGTCTACGGCACGGGTGCCGGCTCGAACGACATGCAGTACTCCAACGAGGAGTTCGACGCCAAGCTCACCGAGGCCGGTGCGGCGGAGTCGCCCGAGGAGGCCACCGAGCTGTACAAGGAGGCGCAGGAGATCCTGTTCCGCGACCTCCCGGGCATCCCGCTCTGGTACAACAACGCGACCGCCGGCTACGCCGCCACGGTCGACAACGTCCAGTTCGGCTGGGACAGCGACCCGATCCTCCACGAGGTCACGAAGTCCGAGTGA
- the typA gene encoding translational GTPase TypA, with the protein MSVRSDLRNVAIVAHVDHGKTTLVDAMLRQAGAFAAHQQVDDRVMDSGDLEREKGITILAKNTAVRYAGPAAAAAGEPGGITINVIDTPGHADFGGEVERGLSMVDGVVLLVDASEGPLPQTRFVLRKALAAKLPVIVVVNKVDRPDSRITEVVAETTDLLLGLAGDLADEVPDLDLDAILDVPVVYASAKSGRASLDQPADGALPANEDLEPLFATILEKIPAPTYDESMPLQAHVTNLDASPFLGRLALLRIFNGTLRKGQTVAWARHDGSLSSVRITELLETKALDRVPTESAGPGDIVAVAGIADIMIGETLTDPEDPRPLPLITVDDPAISMTIGINTSPLAGKGGKGHKVTARQVKDRLDAELVGNVSLRVLPTERPDAWEVQGRGELALAILVEQMRREGFELTVGKPQVVTRTIDGKVHEPMERMTIDVPEEYLGAVTQLLAQRKGRMETMTNHGTGWVRMEFMVPARGLIGFRTRFLTETRGTGIASSISEGFEPWHGPIESRATGSLVADRAGKVTPFAMINLQERGTFFVEPTQEVYEGMIVGENSRNEDMDVNITKEKKLTNMRSSTADSFENLVPPKKLTLEESLEFAREDECVEVTPEVVRIRKVVLDATERARATARAKRA; encoded by the coding sequence ATGTCTGTGCGCTCCGACCTGCGCAACGTGGCGATCGTCGCCCACGTCGACCACGGAAAGACCACCCTGGTCGACGCGATGCTGCGCCAGGCCGGCGCGTTCGCCGCGCACCAGCAGGTCGACGACCGGGTCATGGACTCGGGCGACCTCGAGCGCGAGAAGGGCATCACGATCCTCGCCAAGAACACGGCCGTCCGGTACGCCGGCCCGGCCGCGGCGGCGGCGGGGGAGCCGGGCGGGATCACGATCAACGTCATCGACACCCCCGGGCACGCCGACTTCGGCGGCGAGGTCGAGCGCGGCCTGTCGATGGTCGACGGCGTCGTGCTGCTCGTCGACGCCTCGGAGGGCCCGCTGCCGCAGACCCGGTTCGTGCTGCGCAAGGCGCTCGCCGCCAAGCTCCCGGTCATCGTCGTGGTCAACAAGGTCGACCGGCCCGACTCGCGCATCACCGAGGTCGTCGCCGAGACCACCGACCTGCTGCTCGGGCTCGCGGGCGACCTGGCCGACGAGGTGCCCGACCTCGACCTCGACGCCATCCTCGACGTTCCGGTCGTCTACGCCTCGGCGAAGTCCGGCCGCGCGTCGCTCGACCAGCCCGCCGACGGCGCGCTGCCCGCGAACGAGGACCTCGAGCCGCTCTTCGCGACGATCCTCGAGAAGATCCCGGCGCCGACGTACGACGAGTCGATGCCGCTGCAGGCGCACGTGACCAACCTCGACGCGTCGCCGTTCCTCGGCCGCCTCGCGCTGCTGCGCATCTTCAACGGCACGCTGCGCAAGGGCCAGACGGTCGCGTGGGCTCGGCACGACGGCTCGCTGTCGAGCGTGCGCATCACCGAGCTGCTCGAGACCAAGGCGCTCGACCGCGTCCCGACCGAGTCCGCCGGCCCCGGCGACATCGTCGCCGTCGCCGGCATCGCCGACATCATGATCGGCGAGACGCTCACCGACCCCGAGGACCCGCGCCCGCTGCCGCTCATCACCGTCGACGACCCGGCGATCTCGATGACGATCGGCATCAACACCTCGCCGCTCGCGGGCAAGGGGGGCAAGGGTCACAAGGTCACCGCCCGCCAGGTCAAGGACCGCCTCGACGCGGAGCTCGTCGGCAACGTGTCGCTGCGCGTGCTGCCCACCGAGCGCCCCGACGCCTGGGAGGTCCAGGGCCGCGGCGAGCTCGCGCTCGCGATCCTCGTCGAGCAGATGCGCCGCGAGGGCTTCGAGCTCACCGTCGGCAAGCCGCAGGTCGTCACCAGGACGATCGACGGCAAGGTCCACGAGCCCATGGAGCGCATGACGATCGACGTCCCCGAGGAGTACCTCGGCGCCGTCACGCAGCTCCTCGCGCAGCGCAAGGGCCGCATGGAGACCATGACCAACCACGGCACCGGCTGGGTCCGCATGGAGTTCATGGTCCCGGCGCGCGGCCTCATCGGCTTCCGCACGCGCTTCCTCACCGAGACGCGCGGCACCGGCATCGCCTCGTCCATCTCCGAGGGCTTCGAGCCGTGGCACGGCCCGATCGAGTCCCGCGCGACGGGCTCGCTCGTCGCCGACCGGGCCGGCAAGGTCACGCCGTTCGCGATGATCAACCTCCAGGAGCGCGGCACGTTCTTCGTCGAGCCCACGCAGGAGGTCTACGAGGGCATGATCGTCGGCGAGAACTCGCGCAACGAGGACATGGACGTCAACATCACCAAGGAGAAGAAGCTGACGAACATGCGGTCGTCGACCGCGGACAGCTTCGAGAACCTGGTGCCGCCGAAGAAGCTCACGCTCGAGGAGTCCCTCGAGTTCGCGCGCGAGGACGAGTGCGTCGAGGTGACGCCCGAGGTCGTGCGCATCCGCAAGGTCGTGCTCGACGCGACCGAGCGGGCGCGGGCGACGGCGCGGGCCAAGCGCGCCTGA
- a CDS encoding BCCT family transporter, producing MNRPARPTPAVFYPAAGAIAVFVVIAVVATDAMSRVVTTLQSEVIGVFGWYYVLIVAGFVVFAIWMGLSRYGDIVLGPDDEEAAFRLPVWFSMLFATGMGIGLVYFGVAEPLSHFVSPKPGVTGDEPSLAQAAMGQTYLHWGFHAWAIYVVVGLAVAYAVHRKGRPVSIRWALEPLLGDRVKGWLGNLIDVVAIVGTVFGVATSLGLGVLQISAGLGYLDVVEPSLGLQIGLIAAITAIAAISVASGLERGIKWLSNGNMVLAAVLAAAVLVLGPTLFLLREWVQSFGYYFNNVVRLTFDTLAFRGEEGLAWESGWTIFYWGWWISWAPFVGVFIARISRGRSVREFVLGTLVVPMLVTTVWFGVFGGAGLHQEMTRPGSMLDGDAVNTDTAMFQLFDALPGGSVMAVVAIVLVVVFFVTSSDSGSFVVDMLANGGNPNPPLWSRLSWAILEGLVAIALLLAGGLQALQTAAILIALPFSVVMIAMCAATLRALGDEHRAILRAERRAARRELEERVASRVTESVTESLAAQGAVPVPGPEDGAAEASRRPGRFGRRGRPGSPG from the coding sequence ATGAACAGGCCAGCACGACCCACACCCGCCGTGTTCTACCCCGCCGCGGGCGCCATCGCCGTCTTCGTCGTCATCGCCGTCGTGGCGACCGACGCGATGTCCCGCGTCGTCACCACGCTCCAGTCGGAGGTCATCGGCGTCTTCGGCTGGTACTACGTGCTCATCGTCGCGGGCTTCGTCGTCTTCGCGATCTGGATGGGACTCAGCCGGTACGGCGACATCGTGCTCGGGCCCGACGACGAGGAGGCCGCCTTCAGGCTCCCCGTGTGGTTCTCGATGCTCTTCGCCACCGGCATGGGCATCGGGCTCGTCTACTTCGGCGTCGCCGAGCCGCTGTCGCACTTCGTGTCGCCCAAGCCCGGCGTCACGGGGGACGAGCCGTCCCTGGCCCAGGCGGCCATGGGTCAGACCTACCTGCACTGGGGCTTCCACGCCTGGGCGATCTACGTCGTCGTCGGGCTCGCGGTCGCGTACGCGGTCCACCGCAAGGGACGGCCCGTCTCGATCCGCTGGGCGCTCGAGCCGCTGCTGGGCGACCGGGTCAAGGGCTGGCTCGGCAACCTCATCGACGTCGTCGCGATCGTCGGCACGGTCTTCGGCGTGGCGACGTCGCTCGGGCTCGGCGTCCTGCAGATCTCGGCCGGCCTCGGCTACCTCGACGTCGTCGAGCCCTCGCTCGGGCTGCAGATCGGCCTCATCGCCGCGATCACGGCGATCGCGGCGATCTCGGTCGCCTCGGGCCTCGAGCGCGGCATCAAGTGGCTCTCGAACGGCAACATGGTCCTCGCCGCCGTGCTCGCCGCGGCGGTGCTCGTCCTCGGGCCGACCCTGTTCCTCCTGCGCGAGTGGGTCCAGTCCTTCGGCTACTACTTCAACAACGTCGTCCGGCTCACGTTCGACACGCTCGCCTTCCGCGGTGAGGAGGGCCTCGCGTGGGAGTCCGGCTGGACGATCTTCTACTGGGGCTGGTGGATCTCCTGGGCGCCCTTCGTGGGCGTGTTCATCGCCCGGATCTCGCGCGGCCGCTCGGTGCGCGAGTTCGTCCTCGGCACGCTCGTCGTGCCGATGCTCGTCACGACCGTGTGGTTCGGCGTCTTCGGCGGCGCGGGCCTGCACCAGGAGATGACGCGGCCCGGGTCGATGCTCGACGGCGACGCCGTCAACACCGACACCGCGATGTTCCAGCTGTTCGACGCGCTCCCCGGCGGGTCGGTCATGGCCGTCGTGGCGATCGTGCTCGTCGTCGTCTTCTTCGTGACGTCGTCCGACTCCGGCTCGTTCGTCGTCGACATGCTCGCCAACGGGGGCAACCCGAACCCGCCCCTGTGGAGCCGCCTGTCCTGGGCGATCCTCGAGGGGCTCGTCGCCATCGCCCTGCTCCTCGCGGGCGGCCTCCAGGCGCTGCAGACCGCCGCGATCCTCATCGCGCTGCCCTTCTCGGTCGTGATGATCGCCATGTGCGCGGCCACGCTCCGGGCTCTCGGCGACGAGCACCGCGCGATCCTGCGCGCCGAGCGTCGCGCCGCGCGGCGGGAGCTGGAGGAGCGCGTCGCCTCGCGGGTCACGGAGTCGGTCACCGAGAGCCTCGCGGCGCAGGGAGCCGTGCCGGTCCCGGGGCCGGAGGACGGTGCGGCCGAGGCGTCGCGCCGGCCCGGACGGTTCGGCCGGCGGGGACGGCCGGGCTCGCCCGGGTAG